In the genome of Dickeya fangzhongdai, one region contains:
- a CDS encoding malate/lactate/ureidoglycolate dehydrogenase, with amino-acid sequence MPVFSHDYLRHYLRERLNEAEVNAEVAGLVADNLVESSLKGHDSHGVSMLPRYIAAIREGGLAPHAQAEKTLDAGPMLAFSGQHGFGQVVARQAIAQGIERAKQQGVAVLSLADAHHLGRIGAWAEQAAQAGLVSLHFANVYTRPIVMPWQGQQPRFGTNPFCAGIPVAGGSPVILDFATSVIAGNKARIAWNEGRSLPSGQIVDNQGQPSVDPRWLMEEPFGALLAFGQHKGSGLALVCSLLGAALTGGATERTATGQGKQIINSMLSILIDPERLGGAASYQQEIPALLDWVRQSRPDGELLLPGDPEQQAYRQRLANGIFVDDTSWRQLAELERQVA; translated from the coding sequence ATGCCTGTCTTTTCTCACGATTATTTACGTCATTATTTGCGCGAACGCCTGAACGAGGCGGAGGTGAACGCGGAGGTGGCCGGTCTGGTGGCGGATAATCTGGTGGAATCCAGCCTGAAAGGCCATGATTCTCACGGCGTCAGCATGTTGCCGCGCTATATCGCCGCGATTCGCGAAGGCGGGCTGGCGCCGCATGCGCAGGCGGAAAAGACGCTTGACGCCGGGCCGATGCTGGCGTTTTCCGGGCAGCATGGCTTCGGCCAGGTGGTGGCCCGGCAGGCGATCGCTCAGGGGATTGAACGTGCGAAACAGCAGGGCGTGGCGGTACTCAGCCTGGCGGACGCGCACCATCTCGGGCGTATCGGCGCCTGGGCGGAACAGGCGGCGCAAGCGGGGCTGGTGTCGCTGCATTTCGCCAATGTCTACACCCGTCCGATCGTCATGCCCTGGCAGGGGCAGCAACCGCGTTTCGGCACCAACCCGTTCTGCGCCGGGATCCCGGTGGCGGGCGGCTCACCGGTGATTCTCGATTTTGCCACCAGTGTGATTGCCGGCAACAAGGCGCGCATCGCCTGGAACGAAGGCCGATCATTGCCGTCGGGGCAAATTGTCGACAATCAGGGTCAGCCATCGGTGGACCCGCGCTGGCTGATGGAAGAGCCGTTCGGCGCGCTGCTGGCGTTCGGCCAGCATAAAGGTTCCGGTCTGGCGCTGGTGTGCTCGCTGCTTGGCGCGGCGCTGACCGGCGGGGCGACTGAACGCACCGCCACGGGTCAGGGTAAGCAGATCATCAACAGCATGCTGTCGATACTGATCGACCCGGAACGGCTGGGCGGCGCGGCCAGCTATCAACAGGAAATTCCGGCGTTGCTGGATTGGGTGCGTCAGTCGCGGCCCGACGGCGAATTGCTGCTGCCCGGCGATCCGGAACAGCAGGCGTATCGCCAGCGGCTGGCGAACGGTATTTTCGTCGACGACACCAGTTGGCGGCAATTAGCCGAGCTGGAGCGTCAAGTGGCCTGA
- the yghU gene encoding glutathione-dependent disulfide-bond oxidoreductase — protein sequence MSHSSEYIPPKVWTWNTASGGLNRPIAGATHDKDLPVGRHPLQLYSLATPNGQKVTILLEELLALGHSGAEYDAWLIRIGNGEQFSSGFVEANPNSKIPALVDHSGPQPVRVFESGAILLYLAEKFGEFLPTDAAERAECLSWLFWQMGSAPYLGGGFGHFYAYAPIKIEYAIDRFAMETKRLLDVLNQRLAQSDYLAGSHYTIADIAAFPWYGGLVKGWLYDGAEFLSVHEYPHVQRWADAILARPAVQRGRMVNRLSGDPATQLHERHDASDFETQTQDKVSAPR from the coding sequence ATGTCCCACTCATCCGAATACATCCCGCCGAAAGTCTGGACCTGGAATACAGCCAGCGGCGGCCTCAATCGCCCAATCGCCGGCGCCACGCACGACAAAGACCTGCCGGTCGGTCGTCATCCGCTCCAGCTCTATTCGCTGGCGACGCCAAACGGCCAGAAGGTGACCATCCTGCTTGAAGAACTGCTGGCGCTGGGTCATAGCGGCGCGGAATACGACGCCTGGCTAATCAGAATCGGCAACGGCGAGCAGTTCAGCAGTGGCTTCGTGGAAGCCAACCCTAACTCCAAGATCCCGGCGCTCGTGGACCACTCCGGGCCGCAGCCGGTGCGCGTGTTTGAGTCAGGCGCCATTCTGCTTTATCTGGCGGAGAAATTTGGCGAATTCCTGCCGACCGACGCCGCCGAACGCGCCGAATGCCTGTCGTGGCTATTCTGGCAGATGGGCAGCGCGCCCTATCTTGGCGGTGGTTTCGGTCATTTCTACGCTTACGCGCCGATCAAGATCGAATACGCTATCGATCGCTTCGCGATGGAAACCAAACGCCTGCTTGATGTGCTCAATCAGCGGCTGGCGCAAAGCGACTATCTGGCCGGTTCTCACTATACGATCGCCGATATCGCCGCGTTTCCCTGGTACGGCGGTCTGGTGAAAGGCTGGCTTTACGACGGCGCCGAATTCCTGTCGGTTCACGAATATCCGCACGTGCAGCGCTGGGCGGACGCTATTCTCGCCCGTCCTGCGGTTCAGCGCGGCCGCATGGTCAACCGCCTGAGCGGCGATCCCGCCACCCAGTTGCATGAGCGTCACGACGCCAGCGACTTCGAAACGCAAACACAGGACAAAGTGTCGGCACCGCGCTGA
- a CDS encoding anaerobic C4-dicarboxylate transporter encodes MDFIIQLIIVLICLFYGARKGGIALGLLGGIGLVILVFIFKLEPGKPPVDVMLVIISVVAASATLQASGGLDVMLQVAEKMLRRNPKYVSIIAPFVTCTLTILCGTGHVVYTILPIIYDVAIKNNIRPERPMAASSIGAQMGIIASPVSVAVVSLVAMLGKFTFHGKHLEFLDLLAITIPSTLLGILAIGIFSWFRGKDLDKDPDFQKFISVPENREYVYGDTATLLDRKLPRSNWVAMWIFLATIAAVALLGAVESLRPSFGGKPLSMVLVIQMFMLLSGAVIIIATKTNPGSISKNEVFRSGMIAIVAVYGIAWMAETMFGAHLTQIKDTLGSLVKEYPWAYALILLLVSKFVNSQAAALAAIVPVALAIGVDPAYIVASAPACYGYYILPTYPSDLAAIQFDRSGTTHIGRFVINHSFILPGLIGVSTSCVFGWVFAAMYGYY; translated from the coding sequence ATGGACTTTATCATTCAACTTATCATAGTCCTGATCTGCCTGTTTTACGGCGCGCGAAAAGGTGGTATCGCGCTCGGATTATTAGGGGGTATCGGGCTCGTCATTCTGGTTTTCATTTTTAAACTGGAACCTGGGAAACCGCCGGTCGACGTGATGCTGGTCATCATTTCCGTGGTGGCCGCTTCTGCTACGTTGCAAGCCTCCGGCGGGCTGGATGTGATGCTGCAGGTGGCGGAAAAAATGCTGCGACGCAACCCGAAATATGTGTCGATCATTGCGCCGTTCGTGACCTGTACGCTGACGATTCTGTGCGGCACCGGCCACGTGGTGTATACCATTCTGCCGATTATTTACGACGTCGCCATCAAGAACAACATCCGCCCGGAACGGCCGATGGCCGCCAGTTCGATCGGCGCGCAGATGGGGATCATCGCCAGCCCGGTATCGGTAGCGGTGGTGTCGCTGGTCGCCATGCTGGGTAAATTCACCTTCCACGGCAAGCACCTTGAATTCCTGGACTTACTGGCAATCACGATTCCCTCTACCCTGCTGGGTATTCTGGCCATCGGGATTTTCAGTTGGTTCAGGGGTAAAGACCTGGACAAGGATCCGGACTTCCAGAAATTCATTTCCGTGCCGGAAAACCGCGAATACGTTTACGGCGACACCGCCACCCTGCTGGACCGCAAACTGCCGCGCAGCAACTGGGTCGCCATGTGGATCTTCCTTGCCACTATCGCTGCGGTAGCACTGCTGGGTGCGGTGGAAAGCCTGCGTCCGTCCTTCGGCGGTAAACCGCTGTCGATGGTGCTGGTGATTCAGATGTTCATGCTGCTGTCCGGCGCCGTCATCATCATCGCCACCAAAACCAATCCGGGGTCGATTTCGAAAAACGAAGTGTTCCGCTCTGGGATGATCGCGATTGTCGCGGTGTACGGCATCGCCTGGATGGCCGAAACCATGTTCGGCGCGCACCTGACGCAAATCAAGGATACGCTGGGCTCGCTGGTGAAAGAGTATCCGTGGGCGTATGCGCTGATCCTGCTGCTGGTGTCCAAGTTCGTCAACTCGCAAGCCGCTGCGCTGGCCGCAATCGTGCCGGTAGCGTTGGCGATTGGCGTTGACCCGGCGTACATCGTGGCGTCCGCGCCGGCTTGCTACGGTTACTACATTCTGCCGACCTACCCCAGCGATCTGGCCGCCATCCAGTTCGACCGCTCCGGTACCACCCACATCGGCCGGTTTGTGATTAACCACAGCTTCATCCTGCCCGGTCTGATTGGCGTCAGCACCTCCTGCGTGTTCGGCTGGGTGTTCGCCGCCATGTACGGGTATTACTGA
- the yfcF gene encoding glutathione transferase, which translates to MTSTPLHLYVDAQFVSPFAMSAFVALREKALPFELSTVDLGNKAQHAPEYAAASLTSRVPTLVHDGFSLSESSAITEYLDEAFPGTPLYPQSPQQRARARQIQAWLRTDLMPIRQERSSETMFYDATSAPLSAPAQQAAEKLFTIADKLLPAGALTLFDAWSIADLDLALMLNRLVMNGDAVPQRLEEYARHQWQRPSVQAWVMMERPLR; encoded by the coding sequence GTGACATCCACCCCTTTGCACCTTTACGTCGACGCCCAGTTCGTCAGCCCGTTTGCAATGTCGGCGTTCGTTGCCCTGCGCGAGAAAGCATTGCCGTTCGAACTGTCAACGGTAGACCTGGGTAACAAGGCGCAGCACGCGCCGGAGTATGCCGCGGCATCGTTGACCAGCCGGGTGCCGACACTGGTTCACGACGGTTTTTCGCTGTCCGAATCGTCGGCGATTACCGAGTACCTTGACGAGGCGTTCCCCGGCACGCCGCTCTACCCTCAGTCTCCACAGCAGCGGGCGCGGGCGCGTCAGATACAGGCATGGCTACGGACGGACCTGATGCCCATCCGGCAGGAGCGCTCATCGGAAACGATGTTCTACGACGCCACGTCGGCGCCGCTGTCCGCACCAGCGCAACAGGCGGCGGAAAAGCTGTTCACGATCGCGGATAAACTGCTGCCGGCAGGCGCGCTGACGTTGTTCGACGCATGGAGCATCGCCGACCTTGATCTTGCACTCATGCTAAACCGGCTGGTGATGAACGGCGATGCCGTACCACAGCGGCTGGAAGAATACGCCCGGCACCAGTGGCAACGACCGTCGGTGCAAGCGTGGGTTATGATGGAACGTCCATTGCGTTAA
- a CDS encoding ABC transporter substrate-binding protein — MLALGAAPLAAQAEGSISIAQQFGIGYLILDVVRDQQLIEKHGKQQGLDIKVDWRTLSGATAINEALLSGALDVASAGVPPMLTLWDRTLGKQNVRAIASLGSMPNYLLSNNPAVKTLRDLSDRDRIATPAAGVGFQSRTLQIETAKLFGDGDYKRFDNITVSLPHPDANAALIAGGSEITAHFSSPPFQYQALEHPNVHKILSSYDVLGGPGTFNVLYTTQKFHDENPKTYRAFYDALKEASDIINANKAAAAETYIRVENSRLPLPLVKRIVEDPEVNFTIVPQRTSVYAEKLQQLGVLKNKAASWKDYFFNEIHDQPGS, encoded by the coding sequence ATGCTCGCGCTGGGTGCAGCGCCGCTGGCGGCACAGGCGGAGGGCAGCATCAGCATCGCCCAGCAGTTCGGCATCGGCTACCTGATTCTGGATGTGGTGCGCGACCAGCAGTTGATTGAGAAACACGGTAAACAGCAAGGGCTGGACATCAAGGTCGACTGGCGCACGCTGTCCGGCGCCACCGCGATCAACGAGGCGTTGCTGTCCGGCGCGCTGGATGTGGCGTCCGCCGGGGTGCCGCCGATGCTGACCCTATGGGACCGCACGTTGGGCAAACAGAATGTGCGCGCCATCGCCTCACTGGGGTCGATGCCGAACTATCTGCTGAGCAATAACCCGGCGGTGAAAACCCTGCGCGACCTGAGCGACCGCGACCGTATCGCCACCCCTGCCGCCGGTGTCGGCTTTCAGTCGCGCACGTTGCAGATTGAAACCGCCAAACTGTTCGGCGACGGCGACTACAAACGCTTCGACAATATTACCGTCAGCCTGCCGCACCCGGACGCCAACGCGGCGCTGATCGCCGGCGGGTCGGAAATCACCGCCCATTTTTCCAGCCCGCCGTTCCAGTATCAGGCGCTGGAACACCCGAACGTGCACAAGATTCTGAGTTCCTATGACGTGCTGGGCGGGCCGGGCACCTTCAACGTGCTCTACACCACCCAGAAATTCCACGATGAAAACCCGAAAACCTACCGCGCCTTTTACGACGCGCTGAAAGAAGCCTCCGACATTATCAACGCCAACAAGGCCGCCGCCGCTGAAACCTATATCCGGGTGGAAAACTCGCGCCTGCCGCTACCGCTGGTCAAACGCATCGTCGAAGACCCGGAGGTGAACTTCACCATCGTGCCGCAACGAACGTCGGTATACGCCGAAAAACTGCAACAGCTTGGCGTACTGAAAAACAAGGCCGCGTCATGGAAAGACTACTTCTTCAATGAAATCCACGATCAGCCGGGCAGTTAA
- a CDS encoding iron-containing alcohol dehydrogenase family protein, which translates to MIAIQVPDTYLNQDGLLAQVGDYIQPLAKRVLIITSPTAWRHTAATLEASLRQHGLHYRTLFLEGYCTEESIAALREQAHIERAELILGVGGGKVLDTAKAVADQSGALPMIAVPTVAATCAAWSPISVLYSRDGMHQGRLSLRRLPVWVLVDSTVIARAPVRYLKAGIVDALAKWYEFQPYLRHGDDALSLQINARIARLAVDIFDADGEQALADNQRQQATPALRRVIDAVIALAGIANSVKDERARLGVAHAIHNSLTRQPESKRWLHGEKVGFGLAVQAQLEARHGFDSQELLTQLRRYDSPQTPQALGLTDEARWDLVAAQVTIPADIAARLPFAVDRSALRQALAATAEPATTEAH; encoded by the coding sequence ATGATCGCCATACAGGTTCCAGACACGTACCTCAATCAGGACGGCTTGCTCGCCCAGGTGGGCGACTATATTCAACCACTGGCTAAACGGGTGCTGATCATCACCAGCCCAACCGCCTGGCGGCACACTGCCGCCACGCTGGAAGCCAGCCTCAGGCAACACGGCTTGCACTACCGGACCTTATTTCTCGAAGGCTATTGCACCGAAGAGAGTATCGCCGCGCTGCGCGAACAGGCGCACATCGAACGCGCGGAGCTGATTCTCGGCGTCGGCGGCGGCAAGGTGCTGGATACCGCCAAAGCGGTGGCCGACCAGTCCGGCGCGTTACCGATGATCGCCGTGCCGACGGTTGCCGCCACCTGCGCCGCCTGGTCGCCCATCAGCGTGCTGTACAGCCGCGACGGCATGCATCAGGGGCGGCTTAGTCTGCGTCGCCTGCCGGTGTGGGTGCTGGTGGATAGCACCGTGATTGCCCGCGCGCCGGTGCGTTATCTGAAAGCCGGCATTGTTGACGCGCTCGCCAAATGGTACGAATTTCAGCCCTACCTACGGCACGGCGACGATGCCCTGTCGCTGCAGATCAACGCGCGTATCGCCCGGCTGGCGGTCGATATTTTTGACGCGGACGGTGAGCAGGCGCTGGCGGACAACCAGCGACAACAGGCGACGCCGGCGCTGCGCCGGGTAATCGACGCGGTGATTGCGCTGGCCGGTATCGCCAACAGCGTCAAGGACGAGCGTGCCCGGCTGGGCGTCGCACACGCCATTCATAACAGCCTGACCCGCCAGCCGGAATCCAAGCGCTGGCTGCACGGCGAAAAGGTCGGCTTTGGCCTGGCAGTACAGGCGCAACTGGAAGCACGCCACGGATTCGACAGTCAGGAGCTACTGACGCAATTGCGCCGCTACGACAGCCCGCAGACGCCGCAGGCGCTGGGCCTGACCGACGAAGCACGCTGGGACCTCGTTGCCGCACAGGTGACTATCCCGGCCGATATCGCCGCCCGGCTGCCGTTCGCCGTAGACCGCAGCGCGTTAAGGCAGGCGCTGGCCGCTACGGCGGAACCCGCCACGACCGAGGCGCACTAA
- a CDS encoding Gfo/Idh/MocA family protein, producing MKIALVGAGKIVLSCLDALKNIEGIDIAALCVRQGSLQKGEALKSQYNIHAIYTDYDALLQDSDIDFVYLGIPNHLHFSYSHKALSAGKHVICEKPFTSNYAQLLELVTLAKSTGRYLFEAITSIHTPGFHYLATHVADIGEIKLIQANYSQYSSRYDDYLNGIVHPAFDPAKSGGALYDINLYNIYDVCALFGAPESVSYSCNKGHNGIDTSGILVMNYGKFIAVCTGAKDSASPGYLTVQGTAGYVKITDIPSVCKHVEFSTAGTLIKHDDTTDKNHMIYEFEAFRDIVNAQDMSRCHQLLDIALIVSNVLEQARECCGIHFPLTEE from the coding sequence ATGAAAATCGCGCTGGTAGGGGCAGGCAAAATTGTGCTGTCCTGTCTTGATGCACTGAAAAACATTGAAGGCATTGATATTGCTGCCTTATGCGTCCGGCAGGGAAGTCTGCAAAAAGGCGAAGCATTAAAAAGCCAATATAATATCCATGCGATTTATACCGATTATGATGCCCTGTTGCAGGATAGCGACATTGATTTTGTTTATCTCGGGATACCCAATCACCTGCATTTTTCCTATTCCCATAAAGCGCTGTCCGCCGGAAAGCATGTTATTTGTGAAAAGCCGTTCACGTCGAATTATGCGCAATTACTGGAACTGGTCACGCTGGCGAAATCAACAGGGCGTTATCTTTTTGAGGCCATCACCTCGATTCACACGCCTGGTTTTCATTATCTGGCGACTCATGTCGCCGACATCGGTGAGATTAAGCTGATACAGGCGAATTACTCGCAATATTCAAGCCGCTATGACGACTACCTCAACGGTATCGTGCATCCTGCATTCGACCCCGCCAAATCGGGCGGCGCGCTTTACGATATCAACTTATATAATATTTATGATGTCTGCGCCTTATTTGGGGCGCCGGAGAGCGTGAGCTATAGCTGTAATAAGGGACACAACGGCATCGACACTTCCGGTATTCTGGTCATGAATTACGGGAAATTTATTGCTGTCTGCACCGGTGCGAAAGATTCGGCCAGTCCGGGTTATTTAACCGTTCAGGGAACGGCTGGCTATGTGAAAATTACCGATATACCGAGTGTATGTAAGCATGTTGAATTTTCGACAGCGGGAACGCTGATAAAACATGACGACACGACGGATAAAAATCACATGATTTATGAATTTGAGGCGTTCAGGGATATCGTCAACGCACAGGATATGTCCCGGTGCCATCAATTGCTGGATATTGCTCTTATCGTCTCTAATGTGCTGGAGCAGGCCAGGGAATGTTGCGGTATTCATTTCCCTCTCACCGAAGAATAA
- a CDS encoding YdcF family protein, translating to MDLSDEVIHDLNDIASWLALDDFPQVKTMNPDLMIIAGHAILPNIFGALTLAKKADIPVLLSGGIGHSTVLLQQAVKNNCLTAAIDTADKSEAEMLASIAMSVFGIAAEKLFIESASRNCGENADFSRELVLDKEIARQEIILVQDPLMQRRTTETFLFSWNKKGMDSRFISWPVFTPSLIMIGGEPMITGGQMPEVWEIERYTAMVLGEVKRLRDDQNGYGPSGAGFIGHVDIPDEVTRAWERLMSNQSLSERVR from the coding sequence ATGGATTTATCCGATGAAGTGATTCACGACCTTAACGATATCGCAAGTTGGCTGGCGCTGGATGATTTCCCGCAGGTGAAAACCATGAATCCCGACCTGATGATTATCGCTGGTCATGCCATTTTACCCAACATTTTCGGCGCGTTGACGTTGGCGAAGAAGGCGGATATTCCGGTCTTGTTGAGCGGTGGGATCGGCCATTCAACGGTGCTGTTACAGCAGGCGGTGAAAAATAATTGTCTGACCGCTGCGATCGATACCGCGGATAAAAGCGAGGCGGAAATGCTTGCCAGCATCGCCATGAGCGTATTCGGCATCGCCGCGGAGAAACTATTTATTGAAAGCGCTTCCAGAAACTGCGGAGAAAACGCCGACTTTAGTCGGGAATTGGTGCTTGATAAAGAGATAGCGCGTCAGGAAATTATTCTGGTGCAGGATCCCCTGATGCAACGGCGCACGACAGAAACTTTCCTGTTCAGCTGGAATAAGAAAGGGATGGACAGCCGGTTTATCAGCTGGCCGGTGTTTACCCCGTCGCTCATCATGATTGGCGGCGAGCCGATGATTACCGGCGGGCAAATGCCGGAAGTGTGGGAAATTGAGCGTTATACCGCGATGGTTTTAGGCGAGGTTAAACGCCTGAGAGATGATCAGAATGGCTATGGGCCGTCAGGCGCCGGTTTTATTGGACATGTGGATATTCCTGATGAGGTCACGCGGGCATGGGAGCGACTAATGAGCAATCAGTCGCTGAGTGAGAGAGTCAGATAA
- a CDS encoding ABC transporter permease has translation MNTSPPVRPEYQRELTPLPPDTLEAPLPWLTRLAQHTLLRRLILVLLLLALWEVAARWQNNDLMLPGFLQTLQAFRQDMLSGELPQKIAVSLGTLLKGYVIGSVLALLLSTLAVSVQLGRDLLALLTAMLNPLPAIALLPLALLWFGLGEKSLVFVLVHSVMWPMALNAYSGFLGVSDTLRMAGRNYGLTGWRYVVHMLIPAALPAIISGLKIGWAFAWRTLIAAELVFGASSGKGGLGWYIFQNRNELYTDRVFAGLASVILIGLLVEGLIFSTLERLTVRKWGMQR, from the coding sequence ATGAATACATCTCCCCCGGTCAGGCCCGAGTATCAGCGTGAGCTGACGCCGCTGCCGCCCGACACGCTGGAAGCGCCGCTGCCGTGGCTGACCCGGCTGGCGCAACACACCTTACTGCGTCGGCTGATATTGGTGCTGTTGCTGCTGGCGTTGTGGGAAGTCGCCGCCCGCTGGCAGAACAACGACCTGATGCTGCCCGGCTTTCTCCAGACATTACAGGCGTTCCGTCAGGATATGTTGAGCGGCGAACTGCCGCAGAAAATAGCGGTATCCCTCGGCACGCTGCTGAAAGGTTATGTCATCGGCAGCGTGCTGGCGCTGTTGCTCAGTACGCTGGCGGTGTCGGTGCAACTGGGGCGCGACTTACTGGCGTTGCTCACCGCGATGCTTAACCCATTACCCGCTATCGCGCTGCTGCCGCTGGCGCTGCTGTGGTTCGGCCTCGGTGAAAAAAGTCTGGTTTTCGTGCTGGTGCATTCGGTGATGTGGCCGATGGCGCTCAACGCCTACAGCGGTTTTCTCGGCGTTTCCGACACCCTGCGCATGGCCGGGCGCAACTATGGCCTGACCGGCTGGCGCTACGTCGTTCACATGCTGATCCCGGCGGCGCTGCCGGCGATCATTTCCGGGCTGAAAATCGGCTGGGCTTTTGCCTGGCGCACGTTGATCGCCGCCGAACTGGTGTTTGGCGCCTCCAGCGGCAAAGGCGGGTTGGGATGGTACATCTTCCAGAACCGCAACGAGTTGTATACCGACCGCGTGTTCGCCGGGCTGGCTTCGGTGATCCTGATCGGGTTACTGGTGGAAGGGCTGATCTTCTCCACGCTGGAGCGCCTGACCGTCCGCAAATGGGGTATGCAGCGCTAG
- a CDS encoding D-cysteine desulfhydrase, with product MHLARFPRLSLGHFPTPLEPLPRLSAYLGGPTIYIKRDDATGLATGGNKTRKLEFLLAEALQQDADIIITQGATQSNHVRQTIAAAAKLGLKTQVLLEKRVEDYGIDYQRSGNVLLDKLLGGDIVDHLPAGTDMQQAMEALAATLREQGHRPYVIPGGGSSPTGALGYVACAEELLYQSSQQRLRIDHIVHATGSTGTQAGLVTGLTASNSGIPVLGISVRAPKAKQEENVWLLAQRTWQKLGLAGEVPREAVQVNSDYVGQGYGIPTAGTLEALKLAAQLEGILLDPVYSGKALAGLIDLVRKGQFGKDDTVLFIHTGGAAGLFGYRQAFEQQEGW from the coding sequence ATGCATCTCGCCCGTTTTCCCCGTTTGTCGCTGGGCCATTTCCCCACGCCGCTGGAACCGCTGCCGCGTTTATCGGCTTATCTCGGCGGCCCGACGATTTATATCAAACGCGATGACGCCACCGGGCTGGCGACCGGCGGCAATAAAACCCGCAAACTGGAATTTCTGCTGGCGGAAGCGTTGCAACAGGACGCCGACATCATCATCACTCAGGGCGCCACTCAGTCCAACCATGTGCGCCAAACTATCGCCGCCGCAGCGAAGCTGGGGCTGAAAACCCAGGTCCTGCTGGAAAAGCGGGTTGAGGATTACGGTATTGATTACCAGCGCTCCGGCAACGTGTTGCTGGACAAGTTGCTGGGCGGCGACATTGTCGATCATCTGCCGGCCGGCACCGACATGCAGCAGGCGATGGAGGCGCTGGCGGCGACGTTGCGCGAACAAGGCCACCGGCCTTATGTGATCCCCGGCGGCGGCTCCAGCCCGACCGGTGCGCTGGGGTATGTCGCCTGCGCCGAAGAACTGTTGTATCAGTCCAGCCAGCAGCGGCTGCGCATCGATCATATTGTGCACGCCACCGGCAGCACCGGCACTCAGGCGGGGCTGGTTACCGGGCTGACCGCCAGCAACAGCGGCATTCCGGTGCTGGGTATCAGCGTGCGGGCGCCGAAGGCGAAACAGGAAGAGAATGTCTGGCTACTGGCGCAGCGCACCTGGCAGAAACTGGGGCTGGCGGGCGAGGTGCCGCGCGAGGCTGTTCAGGTCAACAGTGATTACGTCGGGCAGGGATACGGTATCCCCACCGCCGGGACGCTGGAAGCCCTGAAACTGGCGGCGCAGTTGGAAGGGATTTTGCTGGACCCGGTCTATTCTGGCAAGGCGCTGGCCGGGCTGATCGATCTGGTGCGTAAAGGGCAATTTGGTAAAGACGACACCGTGCTGTTTATTCACACCGGCGGAGCGGCGGGACTGTTTGGTTACCGTCAGGCGTTCGAGCAGCAGGAAGGCTGGTGA
- a CDS encoding aspartate/glutamate racemase family protein, translating to MPTRFLIGVLGGMGPLATVDLLQKIIAATPAERDQQHVPMAVWNVPQIPDRQRALAGIGASPLPALLDGVEHLNRLNVSHLIIPCNTAHHWFDELRSASRAPVLHIADATLAQTQLALAGTPSPRVGVIATHGTLAAGWYQQRLAALDIETVLPDEQEMDNLFVPGCYAVKRGEVAAGGALFGQLADRLAARGATQLILACTEVAPGLAAAQSCWLARSIDSTEALARRCVALWREQADL from the coding sequence ATGCCGACGCGTTTTCTGATCGGGGTGCTGGGCGGGATGGGGCCGCTCGCCACCGTCGATCTGTTGCAGAAAATCATCGCCGCCACGCCTGCGGAGCGCGACCAGCAACATGTACCGATGGCGGTATGGAATGTGCCGCAGATTCCGGATCGCCAGCGGGCGCTGGCCGGGATTGGCGCATCGCCGTTGCCGGCGTTGTTGGACGGCGTTGAACACCTCAACCGGCTGAACGTCAGTCACCTGATCATTCCCTGCAATACCGCGCATCACTGGTTTGATGAACTTCGCTCGGCCAGTCGTGCGCCGGTGTTGCACATCGCCGACGCTACGCTGGCGCAGACGCAGCTGGCGTTGGCCGGCACGCCGTCGCCGCGGGTGGGAGTAATCGCCACCCACGGTACGCTGGCGGCGGGCTGGTATCAGCAGCGGCTGGCGGCGTTGGATATCGAAACGGTGCTGCCCGACGAACAGGAGATGGATAATCTGTTCGTGCCGGGTTGTTATGCGGTGAAACGTGGCGAAGTCGCAGCGGGCGGAGCGCTGTTCGGGCAATTGGCCGATCGGCTGGCTGCACGCGGCGCCACCCAACTGATTCTGGCCTGCACTGAAGTGGCGCCTGGGCTGGCGGCAGCGCAGTCGTGCTGGCTGGCGCGCAGTATCGACAGCACCGAGGCGCTGGCCCGGCGCTGCGTCGCGCTGTGGCGGGAACAGGCGGACCTGTAA